One Cucumis sativus cultivar 9930 chromosome 1, Cucumber_9930_V3, whole genome shotgun sequence DNA segment encodes these proteins:
- the LOC101210696 gene encoding putative glucose-6-phosphate 1-epimerase, which produces MKKSEITECSSSSSSSKPAATAPPISPIGSVEFTTDANGLEKVVLRGPRRSTAEVFLYGAQVISWKNKLGEELLFVSSKAVFSPPKPIRGGIPICFPQFLNNGMNERHGFVRTKFWRIDLDPPALPTSAPCSSCIDLILDEQDRWTWPHKYEFRHRVALGYEGELRLTSRIRNIRPDGKPFTFTFAYHPYLFVSDISEVRIEGVETLNYLDHLKDKERVTEQADAITFESEVDKVYVLTPTKIAILDHERKKTIELRKDGLLDAIVWNPWDKKSKAIEDFGNQDYKRMVCVGAAAIENFITLKPGEEWKGRMELNFVPSSYCSGQLDPQKALLGAAACS; this is translated from the exons aTGAAGAAATCCGAGATTACTGAATGCTCTTcgtcttcttcctcctctaaACCCGCCGCCACTGCTCCTCCTATCTCTCCGATTGGCAGCGTCGAATTTACCACTGACGCTAATGGTTTAGAGAAGGTTGTTCTTCGTGGCCCCCGTCGAAGTACTGCTGAG GTGTTTTTGTACGGAGCTCAGGTGATTTCTTGGAAAAATAAACTGGGAGAAGAGTTATTGTTTGTAAGCTCAAAg GCTGTGTTTTCTCCTCCTAAGCCAATTCGCGGCGGAATTCCAATATGCTTCCCACAA TTTCTGAACAATGGAATGAACGAGCGGCATGGATTTGTAAGAACAAAATTCTGGAGAATAGATTTGGATCCTCCTGCCCTTCCAACCTCCGCCCCTTGCAGCTCATGTATCGATCTGATTCTTGACGAACAAGATCGATGGACATGGCCTCACAA ATATGAATTTCGTCATAGAGTTGCATTGGGATACGAAGGGGAATTACGATTGACATCTCGCATTAGAAACATAAGGCCTGATGGGAAGCCATTTACGTTTACATTTGCTTATCATccatatttgtttgtttcgGACATaag TGAAGTGCGTATTGAGGGAGTGGAGACGCTCAATTATCTTGATCACTTGAAGGATAAGGAACGTGTTACTGAACAAGCCGATGCTATCACTTTTGAATCCGAG gtgGACAAGGTGTACGTACTAACCCCAACAAAGATAGCAATATTGGATCAcgagagaaagaaaacaatagaaCTACGGAAAGATGGGCTTTTAGATGCCA TTGTGTGGAATCCATGGGACAAAAAGTCAAAAGCAATAGAAGACTTTGGGAACCAAGATTACAAGAGAATGGTATGTGTAGGAGCAGCTGCTATTGAGAATTTCATAACACTCAAACCTGGTGAAGAATGGAAAGGTAGAATGGAACTTAATTTTGTTCCTTCTAGTTATTGTAGCGGCCAACTCGATCCCCAAAAAGCACTTCTTGGTGCTGCTGCATGCTCCTAA
- the LOC101222016 gene encoding uncharacterized protein LOC101222016, translated as MGTRLEPTFNPLATSAHISSSSSSSSNNNTLFTIQRLNAWQHHFQDSTTATRFPLKLIYNNTSSPMTTTGSLDKFQEAINKMLQKGDVDAIRKTMQDHEDAFKNQVKELHRLYSVQKMLMEELRKESKQNALWCPKAMNHLLFNNRENQNQTAQTTGGGLIFNLQSLRSDDPSSRERSGSCSGDNMRIISRGFDLERPAAEEDMSTGVSTVDEDQAGPSTPIVVGKMSIDGCEDEESDVELTLSIGGSLSKKRSKSFPPLTQKKREIDSSLSFKSERGDQECSDPTTPMSSSSATCDQETKRPHWLFQSLKLK; from the exons ATGGGAACAAGACTTGAACCCACTTTCAATCCTTTAGCCACATCTGCCCATatcagcagcagcagcagcagcagcagcaataACAACACATTATTCACAATTCAAAGACTGAATGCTTGGCAACACCATTTCCAAGACTCAACAACAGCAACGAGATTTCCCCTTAAATTGATCTATAATAATACATCTTCTCCCATGACAACTACTGGTTCACTTGACAAGTTTCAAGAAGCAATTAACAAGATGTTGCAAAAAGGAGATGTCGACGCCATTCGAAAGACAATGCAGGACCATGAAGATGCTTTCAAGAACCAA GTAAAGGAGCTTCATAGGCTATACAGTGTTCAAAAGATGTTAATGGAAGAACTGAGAAaagaaagcaaacaaaatGCATTATGGTGTCCAAAGGCAATGAACCATTTGCTATTTAACAACAgggaaaatcaaaatcaaacagCACAAACAACTGGAGGaggcttaattttcaatcttCAAAGCTTGAGATCAGACGATCCAAGCAGTAGGGAGAGAAGTGGGAGCTGTTCAGGAGACAATATGAGAATAATATCAAGAGGGTTTGATCTTGAAAGACCAGCAGCAGAGGAAGACATGTCGACTGGAGTTAGCACGGTGGACGAAGACCAAGCCGGACCAAGTACGCCGATTGTCGTCGGAAAAATGAGTATAGATGGGtgtgaagatgaagaaagtgATGTTGAACTTACTTTAAGTATTGGTGGTAGTCTAAGCAAGAAGCGATCAAAATCATTTCCACCACTTAcacaaaagaagagagagattgaTTCATCATTGTCATTCAAATCAGAAAGAGGAGATCAGGAATGCAGTGATCCAACAACTCCAATGAGCAGTTCAAGTGCAACTTGTGATCAAGAAACTAAAAGGCCACATTGgctttttcaaagtttaaagcTCAAGTAG
- the HA3 gene encoding plasma membrane ATPase 4 (The RefSeq protein has 3 substitutions compared to this genomic sequence): protein MAGKLSLEEIKNETVDLEKIPIAEVFEQLKCGPEGLTTQEGENRLQLFGPNKLEEKKESKILKFLGFMWNPLSWVMEAAAIMAIALANGGGKPPDWEDFVGIICLLVINSTISFIEENNAGNAAAALMAGLAPKTKVLRDGKWSEQEAAILVPGDIVSVKLGDIIPADARLLEGDPLKVDQSALTGESLPVTKNPGDEIFSGSTCKQGEIEAVVIATGVHTFFGKAAHLVDSTHQVGHFQKVLTAIGNFCICSIALGMLIEIIGMCPIQHRKYRDGIDNLFVLLIGGIPIAMPTVLSVTMAIGSHKLSQQGAITKRMTAIEEMAGMDVLCSDKTGTLTLNKLSVDVNLVEVFAKGVDKQHVILLAARASRTENQDAIDAAIVGMLADPKEARAGIREVHFFPFNPVDKRTALTYIDSDGNWHRASKGAPEQILTLCNCKEDVKKKAHAVIDKFAERGLRSLAVGRQEVPEKRKESPGSPWQFVGLLPLFDPPRHDSGETIKRALNLGVNVKMITGDQLAIAKETGRRLGMGTNMYPSASLLGQHKDESIAGIPIEELIEKADGFAGVFPEHKYEIVRKLQERKHICGMTGDGVNDAPALKKADIGIAVADATDAARGASDIVLTEPGLSVIISAVLTSRAIFQRMKNYTIYAVSITIRIVFGFLLIALIWKFDFSPFMVLIIAILNDGTIMTISKDRVKPSPLPDSWKLKEIFATGIMLGGYLALMTVIFFWIMRETDFFPEKFNVRPIKDSPKEMMAALYLQVSIVSQALIFVTRSRSWSYFERPGLLLMGAFVIAQLVATLIAVYANWEFAKIKGAGWGWAGVVWIYSVIFYIPLDFIKFAIRYILSGKAWLNLLENKTAFTTKKDYGREEREAQWAATQRTLHGLQPAPERASLFLEKNSYRELSEIAEQAKRRAEIARLRELNTLKGHVESVVKLKGLDIDTIQQHYTV from the exons atggCTGGAAAATTGAGTCTGGAGGAGATCAAGAACGAAACTGTTGACCTG GAGAAAATACCAATTGCAGAAGTGTTTGAACAATTGAAATGTGGCCCAGAAGGTCTCACAACTCAAGAAGGAGAAAACAGACTCCAATTATTTGGTCCCAACaaattagaagagaaaaag GAAAGCAAAATACTAAAGTTTTTGGGGTTCATGTGGAATCCTTTGTCATGGGTTATGGAAGCTGCAGCTATTATGGCTATTGCTTTAGCAAATGGTGGTGGAAAGCCTCCAGATTGGGAAGACTTTGTTggtattatttgtttattagtgATCAACTCCACAATCAGTTTCATTGAGGAAAATAATGCTGGCAATGCTGCTGCTGCTCTCATGGCTGGCCTTGCCCCTAAAACCAAG GTACTGAGGGATGGTAAATGGAGTGAGCAGGAGGCTGCAATTTTGGTTCCAGGAGATATCGTTAGTGTAAAATTGGGAGATATTATCCCGGCGGATGCTCGTCTTCTCGAGGGCGATCCTTTAAAGGTTGATCAATCTGCATTGACTGGAGAGTCACTTCCTGTTACTAAAAATCCAGGGGATGAAATCTTCTCTGGTTCAACTTGCAAACAAGGGGAAATTGAAGCTGTTGTAATTGCCACTGGTGTGCATACTTTCTTTGGAAAAGCAGCACATCTTGTAGATAGCACTCACCAAGTTGGGCATTTCCAGAAAGTGCTTACAGCAATTGggaatttttgtatttgttctATTGCTTTGGGAATGCTTATTGAAATCATTGTCATGTACCCAATTCAACATCGTAAATACCGTGACGGAATCGACAATCTTCTCGTTCTCTTGATCGGTGGCATACCAATTGCTATGCCTACTGTATTATCTGTGACAATGGCTATTGGATCTCACAAACTATCTCAACAAGGCGCCATCACGAAGCGTATGACTGCCATTGAAGAAATGGCTGGTATGGATGTCCTTTGCAGTGATAAAACAGGAACATTGACTCTAAACAAGCTTAGTGTTGATGTAAATTTGGTCGAGGTTTTTGCTAAGGGTGTGGATAAACAACATGTTATTTTGCTGGCTGCAAGGGCTTCTCGAACCGAAAATCAAGATGCAATTGATGCTGCTATTGTAGGAATGCTTGCTGATCCTAAGGAG GCACGAGCAGGCATAAGAGAAGTGCATTTCTTCCCATTCAATCCTGTGGATAAGAGAACTGCATTAACTTACATTGATTCTGATGGTAATTGGCATCGAGCAAGCAAAGGAGCTCCCGAGCAG ATCTTAACACTTTGCAACTGCAAAGAGGATGTCAAGAAGAAGGCTCATGCtgtaattgataaatttgcaGAACGCGGTCTTCGCTCGCTGGCTGTTGGGAGACAG GAAGTGcctgagaaaagaaaagaaagtccTGGAAGTCCATGGCAGTTTGTTGGCTTATTGCCTCTGTTTGATCCTCCAAGGCATGACAGTGGAGAAACCATCAAAAGAGCTCTCAATCTGGGAGTGAATGTCAAGATGATTACCG GTGATCAACTTGCTATTGCCAAAGAAACTGGTAGAAGACTTGGAATGGGGACAAACATGTATCCGTCTGCATCATTACTTGGCCAACACAAGGATGAAAGCATAGCAGGCATTCCTATTGAAGAGTTAATTGAAAAGGCAGATGGCTTTGCTGGAGTTTTTCCAG AACACAAATACGAGATTGTAAGGAAGTTGCAAGAGAGGAAACATATTTGTGGAATGACCGGAGACGGTGTGAATGATGCTCCTGCACTAAAAAAGGCTGACATTGGAATTGCAGTTGCTGATGCTACTGATGCTGCTAGAGGTGCTTCTGATATTGTTCTCACAGAGCCAGGCTTGAGTGTTATCATCAGTGCTGTCCTTACGAGTAGAGCTATCTTTCAGAGAATGAAGAACTACACA ATTTATGCAGTTTCGATCACAATACGTATCGTG TTTGGTTTCTTGCTTATTGCCCTCATATGGAAATTTGACTTCTCCCCATTTATGGTTTTGATCATTGCCATTCTAAATGATG GTACAATCATGACCATTTCAAAGGATAGAGTGAAGCCATCTCCATTACCTGATAGTTGGAAACTGAAAGAGATATTTGCAACAGGCATCATGCTTGGTGGTTACTTGGCATTGATGACTGTCATATTCTTCTGGATAATGAGGGAGACAGATTTCTTCCCA GAGAAATTTAATGTGAGACCTATTAAGGACAGTCCTAAAGAAATGATGGCTGCTCTTTATCTTCAAGTGAGCATTGTCAGCCAagctttgatatttgttaCTCGATCGCGTAGTTGGTCCTACTTTGAACGACCGGGGTTGCTACTGATGGGTGCTTTTGTTATTGCACAACTG GTTGCAACACTCATAGCAGTATATGCAAACTGGGAATTTGCAAAGATAAAAGGAGCAGGATGGGGATGGGCTGGTGTAGTTTGGATCTACAGTGTTATTTTCTACATTCCATTAGACTTTATCAAGTTTGCAATTCGCTATATCTTAAGCGGCAAAGCTTGGCTTAACTTACTGGAAAACAAG ACCGCCTTTACGACCAAGAAAGACTATGGAAGGGAGGAAAGAGAAGCTCAATGGGCTGCTACTCAAAGAACCTTACATGGCCTCCAACCAGCACCAGAAAGAGCTAGTCTCTTCCTTGAAAAGAATAGCTACAGAGAGCTTTCCGAAATCGCGGAGCAGGCCAAGAGACGAGCAGAGATAGCTAG GCTTAGGGAGCTCAACACTTTGAAGGGTCATGTTGAATCAGTAGTAAAATTGAAAGGGTTGGATATTGATACAATCCAACAACATTACACAGTGTAA
- the LOC101221556 gene encoding uncharacterized protein LOC101221556, which produces MPINSESTPPPLIGKIGPYTVFMTPPPTPSPTSQPQPLFESPKKVIQPPPVQPPPHQFDKSVSLAAVPNGNASVSGFFRNAVSKVQNAHSSLDDHLARWFGLNQSKYQWALDDYYESKGMETGDMKAKEPPSKAQSV; this is translated from the exons ATGCCCATCAATAGTGAATCTACGCCGCCTCCTTTGATCGGAAAAATTGGCCCCTATACCGTCTTCATGACCCCACCACCCACTCCTTCACCGACCTCTCAACCTCAGCCGCTGTTTGAGTCTCCTAAGAAGGTCATTCAGCCACCTCCGGTTCAGCCTCCCCCTCACCAGTTCGATAAGTCTGTTTCTCTTGCTGCTGTGCCTAATGGGAATGCCTCCGTTTCTGGGTTCTTCAGAAATGCTGTCTCCAAAGTGCAGAATG CACATTCAAGCTTGGATGACCATTTGGCACGCTGGTTCGGGTTAAATCAATCTAAGTACCAGTGGGCACTCGATGATTATTACGAGAGCAAGGGAATG GAAACTGGGGACATGAAAGCAAAGGAACCGCCGAGCAAAGCCCAGAGCGTGTAA